In Leptolyngbya sp. KIOST-1, one DNA window encodes the following:
- a CDS encoding DUF5671 domain-containing protein produces the protein MSTDMPPLPESRSELVEFILLARDRGASDEFIGKLLRDYGWPSREVERAFFEVYEGLLGRPIPTPRGTSGELARDAFFYLLAFVTLGIWIQALGEMGFIFINHLIPDSLNTYYGDPSWQMAFALARLIVAYPVYLGLMRQINRDLATYREKHFSGVRKWLTYLTLLVAALIAIGGVIAFLTSFLRGELTPRFLLKVLVVLVLDGGVLWYYFDWIRRKPGSKGLRVTVDG, from the coding sequence ATGAGCACAGACATGCCTCCCCTGCCTGAGTCGCGCAGTGAGCTGGTGGAGTTTATTCTGCTGGCGCGCGATCGCGGTGCCTCCGACGAGTTTATTGGCAAGCTGCTGCGCGACTACGGCTGGCCCTCGCGCGAGGTCGAGCGCGCCTTTTTTGAGGTCTACGAGGGGCTTTTGGGCCGTCCCATACCCACCCCGCGCGGGACCTCGGGAGAACTGGCGCGGGATGCGTTTTTCTACCTGCTGGCCTTTGTCACCCTGGGCATCTGGATTCAGGCCCTGGGGGAGATGGGATTTATCTTCATCAACCACCTGATCCCCGACAGTTTAAACACCTACTACGGCGACCCCTCCTGGCAGATGGCCTTTGCCCTGGCGCGGCTGATCGTGGCCTACCCGGTGTACCTGGGCCTGATGCGACAGATCAACCGGGACCTGGCGACCTACCGCGAGAAGCACTTTTCGGGGGTGCGCAAGTGGCTGACCTACCTGACGCTGCTGGTGGCAGCGCTGATCGCCATTGGCGGGGTAATTGCGTTTTTGACCTCGTTTCTGCGGGGCGAACTGACGCCGCGCTTTTTGCTCAAGGTGCTGGTGGTGCTGGTGCTGGATGGCGGGGTGCTGTGGTACTACTTCGACTGGATTCGCCGCAAGCCGGGGTCGAAGGGGTTGAGGGTGACGGTGGATGGGTGA
- a CDS encoding pentapeptide repeat-containing protein: MAQTSHSQPISAQASAERVPRRLAASHSLAWRRLAAWGLELGLVAGSVALPWSLGEVVRSRPALETVPLNPGLVAVQNAIARPLGLPRQRLVTEVPPVTNLLWFGALVLPVAVAGTQIHGLITRGKTWPKGWLGLRVVAIDRSELGMGPILGREAGRWGVPALGAYGLWLASGAFPSLPWLGGAALICGIGAAALGQSRSWQRAWYDRLAGTEVVSLRGGLMPARYSPEQDTDEADDGDDFSVLTLPNRPLLGLTTEEHGGLTAIVLSPAESAQVLGPRGWRQHLPVVGGVLAGTVVLAGLGAFWLDRRLPPISGDRDALFLALVENLSQNATSFSDRQAAALALASTEDPRAVPLLVDMLAQTQDPSLLDTLQQALVTLGPQAIPHLQRLNLALANDLLALPQDQQLGPQLRQRTVKRTLAKILVLHSGNLNQVDLSGTNLGYVIESPDAFTLVLEQQHLAGVVWRNAVLSGARFRKAKFFAPGADGRRDTFDDWITDFSGSDLTEASLVAAQLRHTVFRNTSLLRANLSNSIAPYADFSQANASSAWFIAADVSHGVFDRTSLVGADLTDANLTQASLVEARLRQATLMATQLAQADLTRAELSEANLSEANLAGATLKQANLSSSWLREADLSGANLENANLSGANLAGVVLSGANLSGVNLAGAQFSPSQLSPVEGFVMTLAEPDTGSALVGVDFSKALNLQVDQLEYICLQGGIHPACPR, from the coding sequence ATGGCGCAGACCTCTCATTCGCAACCGATTTCAGCCCAGGCCTCCGCTGAGCGCGTGCCGAGGCGGCTGGCGGCATCCCACAGTTTGGCCTGGCGGCGGCTGGCGGCCTGGGGGCTGGAGCTTGGCCTGGTGGCAGGCAGCGTAGCCCTGCCGTGGAGCCTTGGGGAAGTGGTGCGATCGCGCCCCGCCCTCGAAACCGTACCGCTCAATCCTGGGCTGGTGGCGGTGCAGAATGCGATCGCGCGACCGCTGGGGCTGCCTCGCCAGCGGCTGGTGACGGAGGTGCCGCCGGTAACCAACCTGCTGTGGTTTGGGGCCCTGGTGCTGCCGGTAGCGGTAGCTGGCACCCAGATTCACGGCCTGATTACGCGCGGTAAAACCTGGCCCAAGGGGTGGCTTGGCCTCCGGGTGGTCGCGATCGATCGCTCCGAGCTGGGTATGGGGCCTATCCTCGGGCGCGAAGCGGGGCGCTGGGGCGTGCCAGCCTTAGGGGCCTACGGGCTCTGGCTGGCCAGCGGCGCGTTTCCCAGCTTGCCCTGGCTGGGCGGAGCCGCCCTGATCTGCGGGATTGGAGCCGCCGCCCTGGGGCAGAGCCGCTCCTGGCAGCGGGCCTGGTACGACCGCCTGGCCGGTACCGAGGTGGTCAGCCTGCGGGGCGGGTTGATGCCGGCCCGCTACAGTCCTGAGCAGGATACCGATGAGGCCGACGACGGCGACGACTTTAGCGTATTGACCCTGCCCAACCGACCGCTGCTGGGGTTGACCACCGAGGAGCACGGCGGCCTGACCGCCATTGTGCTCTCCCCGGCGGAATCGGCCCAGGTGCTGGGGCCAAGGGGCTGGCGGCAGCACCTGCCCGTGGTGGGCGGGGTGCTGGCGGGAACGGTGGTGTTGGCTGGCCTGGGGGCGTTCTGGCTTGATCGGCGGCTACCCCCAATCAGCGGCGATCGCGACGCCCTGTTTCTGGCGCTGGTCGAAAATTTGAGCCAAAACGCCACCTCCTTTAGCGATCGCCAGGCGGCTGCCCTGGCCCTGGCCAGTACCGAAGACCCTCGCGCTGTCCCCCTGCTGGTGGACATGCTGGCCCAGACCCAGGACCCCAGCCTGCTGGACACCCTGCAGCAAGCCCTGGTGACCCTGGGCCCCCAGGCCATTCCCCATCTCCAGCGGCTAAATTTGGCCCTGGCTAACGACCTGCTGGCTCTGCCCCAAGACCAGCAACTCGGTCCCCAGCTGAGGCAGCGGACGGTGAAACGCACCCTGGCCAAAATTTTGGTGCTGCACAGCGGCAACCTCAACCAGGTGGACCTGAGCGGCACCAACCTGGGCTACGTGATCGAAAGCCCTGACGCCTTTACCCTGGTACTCGAACAGCAGCACCTGGCGGGGGTGGTGTGGCGCAACGCGGTGCTATCGGGGGCACGCTTCCGCAAGGCCAAGTTCTTTGCCCCCGGTGCCGACGGTCGCCGGGATACCTTTGATGACTGGATCACTGACTTTAGCGGTTCAGACCTGACCGAGGCCAGCCTGGTGGCGGCTCAGCTGCGCCACACCGTCTTCCGCAACACCAGTCTTTTGCGGGCCAACCTCAGTAATTCCATCGCGCCCTATGCCGATTTTTCCCAGGCCAACGCCAGCAGCGCCTGGTTTATTGCCGCCGACGTCAGCCACGGGGTTTTTGACCGCACCAGTCTGGTCGGTGCCGATCTGACCGATGCCAACCTGACCCAGGCCAGCCTGGTGGAAGCCCGCCTGCGCCAGGCTACCCTGATGGCCACGCAGCTTGCCCAGGCTGATCTGACCCGGGCTGAGCTGAGCGAGGCCAACCTGAGCGAGGCCAACCTGGCTGGGGCAACCCTGAAGCAGGCCAACTTGTCCTCTAGCTGGTTGCGAGAGGCCGACCTGAGCGGGGCCAACCTGGAGAATGCCAACCTGAGCGGGGCAAATTTGGCTGGGGTGGTGCTGAGCGGGGCAAACCTGAGCGGGGTGAATTTGGCTGGAGCCCAGTTTTCTCCCTCCCAGCTATCGCCCGTCGAGGGCTTTGTGATGACCCTGGCCGAACCGGACACAGGCAGCGCGCTGGTCGGTGTAGACTTTTCTAAAGCCCTCAACCTGCAAGTCGATCAGCTGGAATATATCTGTCTTCAGGGCGGCATTCACCCGGCCTGCCCTCGATAG
- a CDS encoding DUF565 domain-containing protein, with protein MQRTRLSTLIDDLGDQLSLWLINPWRRVSLVLISLLLGYFFAVSIAAIAGQAAVQDTVVSVFLVLGAEFASWLVYSRRWRDPDLLRKVPKPLWLDCVNSFKIGAMYALCVEAFKLGS; from the coding sequence ATGCAGCGCACCCGGTTAAGTACGCTGATAGACGACCTGGGAGACCAGCTGAGTCTGTGGCTGATCAACCCCTGGCGGCGGGTGTCGCTGGTGCTGATTAGCCTGCTGCTGGGCTACTTCTTTGCGGTCTCTATAGCGGCGATCGCGGGTCAGGCCGCCGTGCAGGATACAGTTGTATCCGTATTTTTGGTCCTGGGGGCAGAGTTCGCCAGCTGGCTGGTGTACAGCCGTCGCTGGCGCGATCCAGATCTGCTCAGAAAGGTGCCCAAACCCCTGTGGCTCGACTGCGTCAACAGCTTCAAGATTGGGGCCATGTACGCCTTGTGTGTGGAAGCCTTCAAGCTGGGTAGCTAG
- a CDS encoding bifunctional 4-hydroxy-2-oxoglutarate aldolase/2-dehydro-3-deoxy-phosphogluconate aldolase, whose product MDRDSFLALLRQHRAIAVIRAADVNVGLQQAQAAAAGGLRLIEITWNSASPEDLVHKLRHYLPHCTVGIGTALCPGDLRDAAAAGAQFCFCPHTDPELIHLAQDLHIPLVPGALTPNEIVAAWRAGAAAVKVFPISAVGGASYIRSLRGPLGHIPLVPTGGVSVDSAASLIQAGAIAVGLSSELFPRSAVAAEDWGHISQLSSHLNHSLTHPV is encoded by the coding sequence ATGGACAGAGACTCTTTTTTGGCCCTGCTGCGGCAGCACCGGGCGATCGCCGTCATCCGCGCCGCCGATGTCAATGTGGGCCTGCAGCAGGCCCAGGCGGCTGCCGCTGGCGGTCTGCGACTGATCGAAATCACCTGGAACAGCGCCAGTCCTGAAGATTTGGTTCACAAGCTCAGGCACTACCTGCCCCACTGCACGGTGGGCATCGGTACGGCCCTGTGCCCCGGCGATCTGAGGGATGCCGCCGCTGCCGGGGCACAGTTTTGTTTTTGTCCCCACACTGACCCGGAGTTGATTCACCTGGCCCAGGACCTGCACATTCCCCTGGTGCCCGGTGCGCTTACCCCCAACGAAATTGTGGCGGCGTGGCGGGCGGGGGCGGCGGCGGTCAAAGTATTTCCCATCAGCGCCGTCGGCGGGGCCAGCTACATTCGCAGCCTGCGCGGCCCTCTGGGGCACATTCCCCTGGTGCCGACGGGGGGCGTGTCGGTGGACAGTGCCGCCAGTCTGATCCAGGCGGGGGCGATCGCCGTGGGGCTGTCCAGCGAGCTGTTTCCCCGCTCTGCCGTCGCCGCCGAGGACTGGGGCCACATCAGCCAGTTGTCGAGCCACCTGAACCACAGCCTGACCCATCCCGTTTAG
- the ptsP gene encoding phosphoenolpyruvate--protein phosphotransferase, which yields MINLTPQDVRLKATAQGKDAAIRQVGELLVANGRIQPGYVESMLARETQANTYLGNGIAIPHGQPAQRDLIVTTGIAVLQVPAGVEWNPGEMVHLVVGIAAKSDEHLQILTNLTHVLDDPAAVRALVETKDAQVICDRLTGQSTATKTLDTEGFDQFVDVTIDAPTGLHARPATVFADLAKSFSAEVRVRYGDQVANGKSLMSLLKLGVEKDGVVRVLARGSDASEALTALQQAVEDGLEEEDESAASPALELPVLELESPAVAGVAASPGLAIAPLHRFRHTRLEFAETAEDAAAEQDRLRDAIALADMDLTELYTTIKERSGKAKAAIFQAHREFLADPELQQDALDRIPPHHSAPWAWQQVIEARAKELESLADPVLSGRAADVRDVGQRVLARLVGGGDAEAGLPDHPVILIADDLAPSDTAGLNPEKIHGFCTAAGGATSHTAIIARSLNIPAVAGTGVEILDLPEGATAILDGDGGQLYPHPTEADLAKARQAQVERAQLRDVEQQTRFQPAITTDGHRIEVVANIGGPAEAAPAINAGAEGVGLLRTEFLFLNRSAPPSEEEQYEALRQMTDALNGLPLIVRTLDIGGDKHVPYLNQPAEDNPFLGIRGLRLCLERTDLFETQLRAILRAAWGSYIRVMFPMVATLEDIRAAKTVLESVRAATDGPPVEVGMMVEVPSAVLMAAEFAQEVDFFSVGTNDLTQYLLAMDRGHPTLAKQADALHPAVLRAIAQTVQGAERSGKWVGVCGGLAGDPQGAAILAGLGVKELSMDIPSIPKVKARLRGASMKQMRRLAQRALTCRTAEEVRAL from the coding sequence ATGATTAACCTAACGCCGCAGGATGTCCGGCTGAAGGCCACGGCCCAGGGCAAAGACGCGGCCATTCGCCAGGTGGGCGAGCTGCTGGTGGCCAACGGGCGCATTCAACCGGGCTATGTGGAGAGTATGCTGGCCCGCGAGACCCAGGCCAACACCTACCTGGGCAACGGCATTGCCATTCCCCACGGCCAACCCGCCCAGCGCGACCTGATCGTGACCACGGGCATTGCAGTGCTGCAAGTGCCGGCGGGGGTGGAGTGGAACCCCGGCGAGATGGTGCATCTGGTGGTGGGCATTGCCGCCAAGTCCGACGAGCACCTGCAAATTCTCACCAACCTCACCCACGTGCTGGACGATCCGGCGGCGGTGCGGGCGCTGGTGGAGACCAAGGATGCCCAGGTGATCTGCGATCGCCTCACCGGCCAGTCTACCGCCACCAAAACCCTCGACACCGAGGGTTTTGACCAGTTTGTCGATGTCACCATCGATGCGCCCACGGGGCTGCACGCCCGCCCGGCCACCGTGTTTGCCGACCTGGCCAAGTCCTTTAGCGCCGAGGTGCGGGTGCGCTACGGCGACCAGGTGGCCAACGGCAAAAGCCTGATGTCGCTGCTCAAGCTCGGCGTTGAGAAAGACGGCGTCGTGCGGGTGCTGGCCAGGGGCAGCGATGCCAGCGAGGCCCTGACGGCGCTCCAGCAGGCGGTGGAGGACGGGCTGGAGGAGGAGGACGAGTCGGCGGCTAGTCCCGCGCTGGAACTCCCGGTGCTGGAGTTGGAAAGTCCCGCTGTGGCTGGGGTGGCGGCCTCGCCGGGGCTAGCGATCGCCCCCCTGCACCGCTTCCGGCACACCCGGCTGGAGTTTGCCGAAACCGCTGAGGATGCCGCCGCCGAGCAGGATCGGCTGCGGGATGCGATCGCCCTGGCCGACATGGATCTCACCGAGCTTTACACCACCATCAAAGAACGCTCCGGCAAAGCCAAAGCCGCGATCTTCCAGGCCCACCGAGAATTTCTGGCCGACCCGGAACTGCAACAGGACGCCCTGGATCGCATTCCCCCCCACCACAGCGCCCCCTGGGCCTGGCAGCAGGTGATTGAAGCCCGAGCCAAAGAACTGGAGTCGCTGGCCGACCCCGTTCTCTCGGGCCGGGCGGCGGACGTGCGGGACGTGGGCCAGCGGGTGCTGGCGCGGCTGGTGGGCGGCGGCGATGCGGAGGCGGGCCTGCCCGATCATCCAGTCATCTTGATTGCCGACGACCTGGCCCCCTCGGATACGGCGGGGCTGAATCCTGAGAAGATCCACGGTTTCTGCACGGCGGCGGGCGGCGCTACCAGCCACACGGCGATCATTGCGCGATCGCTCAACATCCCCGCCGTAGCCGGAACGGGCGTCGAAATTCTGGATCTACCCGAGGGGGCTACGGCCATCCTCGACGGCGACGGCGGCCAGCTCTACCCCCACCCCACCGAGGCGGATTTAGCCAAGGCACGGCAGGCTCAGGTAGAACGCGCCCAGCTCCGCGACGTGGAGCAGCAGACCCGCTTCCAGCCCGCCATCACCACCGACGGCCACCGCATTGAAGTGGTGGCCAACATCGGTGGGCCAGCGGAGGCCGCCCCCGCTATCAATGCCGGGGCCGAGGGGGTGGGGCTACTGCGAACGGAATTTCTCTTTCTCAACCGCAGCGCCCCCCCCAGCGAAGAGGAGCAGTACGAGGCCCTGCGCCAGATGACTGACGCGCTCAACGGCCTGCCCCTGATCGTCCGCACCCTGGACATCGGCGGCGACAAGCATGTGCCCTACCTGAACCAGCCCGCCGAGGACAACCCATTCCTGGGCATTCGCGGCCTGCGCCTGTGCCTGGAGCGGACGGATTTGTTTGAGACCCAGCTCCGGGCCATTCTGCGGGCGGCCTGGGGTAGCTACATCCGGGTTATGTTCCCCATGGTGGCCACCCTGGAGGACATTCGCGCCGCCAAGACGGTGCTGGAGTCGGTGCGGGCGGCGACGGATGGCCCCCCGGTGGAAGTCGGCATGATGGTAGAGGTGCCCAGCGCCGTGCTGATGGCGGCGGAGTTTGCCCAGGAGGTGGATTTTTTCTCGGTGGGCACTAACGACCTCACCCAGTACCTGCTGGCGATGGATCGGGGCCACCCCACCCTGGCCAAGCAGGCCGATGCCCTGCACCCGGCTGTCCTGCGGGCGATCGCCCAGACCGTCCAGGGCGCGGAGCGCTCCGGCAAATGGGTGGGCGTCTGCGGCGGCCTGGCGGGCGACCCCCAGGGGGCGGCCATTCTCGCCGGGCTAGGGGTGAAGGAACTCAGCATGGATATCCCCAGCATTCCCAAGGTGAAGGCGCGGCTGCGGGGAGCCTCGATGAAGCAGATGCGGCGGTTGGCCCAACGCGCTCTAACCTGCCGCACCGCCGAGGAGGTGCGCGCCCTATGA
- the pfkB gene encoding 1-phosphofructokinase has product MTNPLRTHRIATVTLNPAIDQTVSIPNFAANAVNRVAWKQDNAGGKGVNVASFLAEAGHRVSVSGFLGRENDAPFKTLFHQKHIGDHFVYLPGETRINIKIVDDAQGQVTDINYPGQAPTHQDVDGLRSVIHALVGHCDWFVFSGSVPANVSTEIYDELIGPLKAQGKTVVLDTSGDALRFGLPAKPDLIKPNQAELEEVLNTRLESHGAIVAAARELIGSGIRYVVVSMGAEGALFIDRTQAFHAQPPPVPIKSTVGAGDAMVAGTVAGLVSGQSLWECASLGTAFSMGALGEIGPRLPPMEKILAMQKLVTVREVS; this is encoded by the coding sequence ATGACCAATCCCCTCAGAACGCATCGGATTGCTACGGTGACGCTGAACCCGGCGATCGACCAGACGGTCTCGATTCCCAACTTTGCGGCCAATGCGGTCAACCGGGTGGCCTGGAAGCAGGACAACGCGGGGGGCAAGGGGGTGAATGTGGCCTCCTTCTTGGCCGAGGCGGGCCATCGGGTCAGCGTCAGCGGCTTTTTGGGCCGCGAGAATGATGCCCCCTTCAAAACCCTGTTTCACCAGAAGCATATTGGGGATCACTTCGTTTACTTACCCGGTGAAACCCGCATCAACATCAAGATTGTGGACGACGCCCAGGGCCAGGTCACCGACATCAACTACCCCGGCCAGGCCCCCACCCACCAGGACGTAGACGGTCTACGAAGCGTGATCCACGCCCTGGTGGGCCACTGCGACTGGTTTGTGTTTTCCGGCAGCGTGCCCGCCAATGTCTCCACCGAAATCTACGACGAGCTGATCGGCCCCCTCAAGGCCCAGGGCAAAACCGTGGTGCTCGACACCAGCGGCGACGCCCTGCGCTTTGGCCTGCCCGCCAAGCCCGACCTGATCAAGCCTAATCAGGCCGAACTGGAGGAGGTGCTGAACACCCGCCTGGAGAGCCACGGCGCGATCGTCGCCGCTGCCCGCGAGCTGATTGGCTCCGGCATCCGCTACGTGGTGGTGTCCATGGGGGCCGAGGGAGCACTGTTCATCGATCGCACCCAGGCCTTCCACGCCCAGCCGCCCCCGGTGCCCATCAAAAGCACCGTCGGCGCGGGGGATGCCATGGTGGCGGGCACCGTAGCGGGGCTGGTCAGCGGCCAGTCGTTGTGGGAGTGCGCCAGCCTGGGCACCGCCTTCTCCATGGGAGCACTGGGGGAGATCGGGCCGAGGCTACCGCCAATGGAGAAAATTCTCGCCATGCAAAAGCTCGTCACCGTCCGGGAGGTCAGCTGA